One genomic region from Sphingomicrobium aestuariivivum encodes:
- a CDS encoding glucokinase has product MSRTIAVADIGGTHARFAIAELDGTHVTSLSDPVTLGTNDHASFQTAWRHFCELNPGPEPKDLSIAFAGPVDGEVLKLTNNPWVIRPALAQEKLGVDNFTIVNDFAAIGHAVGELGDEDFLHVTGPEGPFPRHGVTSIVGPGTGLGVAQVLKTPDGHNHVIATEGGHIDWAPLDSLEDRILQRLRKRYVRVSIERIACGSGLVNIYEALGAIEGKAVREVDDIELWTMAMEGTDALAAAALDRFFLSLGAVAGDLALAHGANAVVLAGGLGYRLRERFERSGFAGRFIAKGRFERRMQNIPVKLVTHPQPGLYGAAVAFAKEHP; this is encoded by the coding sequence GTGAGCCGCACCATCGCCGTCGCCGACATTGGCGGCACCCACGCCCGTTTCGCGATTGCCGAGCTCGACGGGACACATGTGACGTCGCTCAGCGACCCGGTCACGCTTGGCACCAACGATCATGCCAGCTTCCAGACCGCCTGGCGGCATTTCTGCGAATTGAACCCGGGACCCGAGCCCAAGGACCTGTCGATCGCTTTCGCAGGGCCCGTCGATGGCGAGGTGCTCAAGCTCACCAACAACCCGTGGGTGATCCGGCCGGCGCTGGCGCAGGAGAAGCTGGGCGTCGACAATTTCACCATCGTCAACGATTTTGCCGCCATCGGCCATGCGGTGGGCGAGCTCGGCGACGAGGACTTCCTCCACGTCACCGGCCCCGAAGGCCCGTTCCCGCGGCATGGCGTGACCAGCATCGTCGGCCCCGGCACGGGGCTTGGCGTCGCGCAGGTGCTTAAGACGCCCGACGGGCATAACCATGTCATCGCCACCGAGGGCGGGCACATCGACTGGGCCCCGCTCGACAGCCTCGAGGACCGCATCCTCCAGCGCCTCCGCAAGCGCTACGTCCGCGTCTCGATCGAGCGGATCGCCTGCGGTTCGGGGCTGGTGAACATCTACGAAGCGCTGGGCGCGATCGAAGGCAAGGCGGTGCGCGAGGTCGACGACATCGAATTGTGGACGATGGCGATGGAAGGCACGGATGCGCTTGCCGCAGCCGCGCTCGACCGCTTCTTCCTGTCACTGGGTGCCGTCGCGGGTGATCTCGCGCTGGCGCATGGCGCCAATGCGGTCGTGCTCGCGGGCGGGCTCGGCTATCGCCTGCGTGAACGTTTCGAACGCTCGGGTTTTGCCGGCCGCTTCATCGCCAAGGGCCGCTTCGAGCGGCGCATGCAGAACATTCCCGTCAAGCTCGTCACCCACCCGCAGCCCGGTCTCTATGGCGCCGCGGTGGCTTTCGCGAAGGAACATCCATGA
- the eda gene encoding bifunctional 4-hydroxy-2-oxoglutarate aldolase/2-dehydro-3-deoxy-phosphogluconate aldolase, giving the protein MTIDDIMGLAPVIPVLVLEEDGPDPVALAETLVENGLPVIEVTLRTEGALEAMEKMASVEGAIVGAGTVLNPVMLYEAVDYGAQFIVSPGLTDWVVRAAQDKRVPILPGVATASEVMRGLDMGLERFKFFPAEANGGLPALKAISAPLSMAKFCPTGGIKEETAADWLAHDAVMCVGGSWILPKGESDLDKVAQKAKAAAALRS; this is encoded by the coding sequence ATGACCATCGACGACATCATGGGGCTCGCCCCCGTCATTCCTGTGCTCGTGCTCGAGGAGGACGGGCCCGACCCCGTCGCGCTCGCCGAGACTTTGGTCGAGAACGGCCTGCCCGTGATCGAGGTGACGCTGCGCACCGAGGGCGCGCTCGAGGCGATGGAGAAGATGGCGAGCGTCGAGGGCGCGATCGTCGGGGCGGGCACGGTGCTCAACCCCGTCATGCTCTATGAAGCCGTGGATTATGGCGCGCAGTTCATCGTCTCGCCGGGGCTGACCGACTGGGTCGTGCGCGCGGCGCAGGACAAGCGCGTGCCGATCCTTCCCGGTGTCGCCACCGCGAGCGAAGTGATGCGCGGGCTCGACATGGGGCTCGAGCGGTTCAAATTCTTCCCCGCCGAGGCCAATGGCGGGCTGCCCGCGCTCAAGGCCATCTCGGCGCCGCTGTCGATGGCCAAATTCTGCCCCACCGGCGGGATTAAGGAAGAGACGGCGGCCGACTGGCTCGCGCATGACGCGGTGATGTGCGTCGGCGGTAGCTGGATCCTGCCCAAGGGCGAAAGCGATCTCGACAAGGTCGCCCAAAAAGCCAAGGCTGCAGCCGCACTCAGGAGCTAG
- a CDS encoding alpha-amylase family glycosyl hydrolase, with protein MRRRFSLLVAAALLPTTACATTEAGTVEPAVSEVAPPYMGRDHVDWSRDAVIYQINTRQFTPEGTLAAATRELDRLDAMGVDILWLMPVQPIGEQNRKGTLGSPYSITDYTAVRGELGDMDDFKGFVDAAHARGMKVILDWVGNHTAWDHPWASRHPDWYEKNWKGEFVSTPYWDWTDIIDLDYSNVAMRRAMTDAMKFWVRETDIDGFRADVAGYMPPDFWEQTRAELEAIKPVWMLGEFGQRDLHDYSFDASYAWDWEKGLRNIAQGKSDATGLYGFYSEHASLWPKGAQRMIFTSNHDENAWAGTAYERLGEALPNAFVLMFTSEGIPLIYNGQEAGLDRRLEFFEKDPIDWREHHNAANLQSLIAFRDAHPALHNAPWGGEMVYVKNSDEAKVFSFVRAKDGDAVFVAQNYSGEAVTVTLDGLPYEGAWQYVGTGWMEGDDSDGPVRVPAANRMMDLGAGSEISIPAWRSAIFIRRY; from the coding sequence ATGCGTCGTCGCTTTTCCCTTCTGGTCGCGGCGGCGCTTCTGCCGACCACGGCCTGCGCTACCACCGAGGCCGGTACCGTCGAGCCTGCGGTGAGCGAGGTCGCGCCGCCCTATATGGGCCGCGACCATGTCGACTGGTCGCGCGATGCGGTCATCTACCAGATCAACACCCGCCAGTTCACGCCCGAGGGCACGCTGGCGGCGGCCACGCGCGAGCTCGACCGGCTCGATGCCATGGGCGTCGACATCCTCTGGCTGATGCCGGTGCAGCCGATCGGCGAGCAGAACCGGAAGGGCACGCTCGGATCGCCCTATTCGATCACCGACTATACCGCCGTGCGGGGCGAGCTTGGCGACATGGACGACTTCAAGGGCTTCGTCGATGCCGCCCATGCGCGGGGCATGAAGGTCATTCTCGACTGGGTCGGCAACCACACCGCCTGGGACCATCCGTGGGCGAGCCGGCATCCCGACTGGTACGAGAAGAACTGGAAGGGCGAGTTCGTCTCCACCCCTTATTGGGATTGGACCGACATTATCGACTTGGATTATTCGAACGTCGCGATGCGCCGCGCCATGACCGACGCGATGAAATTCTGGGTGCGCGAGACCGACATCGACGGCTTCCGCGCCGATGTCGCGGGTTACATGCCGCCCGATTTCTGGGAGCAGACGCGGGCCGAGCTCGAAGCGATCAAGCCGGTGTGGATGCTCGGCGAATTCGGCCAGCGCGACCTGCATGATTACAGCTTCGATGCGAGCTATGCGTGGGACTGGGAAAAGGGCCTCAGGAATATCGCGCAGGGCAAGTCGGACGCGACGGGGCTTTACGGTTTCTATTCGGAACATGCCTCGCTCTGGCCAAAGGGCGCGCAGCGGATGATCTTCACCTCGAACCATGACGAGAATGCATGGGCGGGGACGGCCTATGAGCGGCTCGGTGAGGCGTTGCCCAATGCCTTCGTGCTGATGTTCACGAGCGAGGGTATCCCGCTCATCTACAACGGGCAGGAAGCGGGTCTCGATAGGCGGCTCGAATTTTTCGAGAAGGACCCGATCGACTGGCGCGAGCATCATAACGCCGCCAACTTGCAGAGCCTGATCGCCTTTCGCGATGCGCACCCGGCGTTGCACAATGCGCCGTGGGGCGGCGAAATGGTGTATGTGAAGAACTCGGACGAGGCGAAGGTCTTCAGCTTCGTGCGGGCGAAGGACGGCGATGCCGTTTTCGTGGCGCAGAATTACTCGGGCGAGGCGGTCACCGTCACGCTCGACGGGCTGCCGTATGAGGGCGCGTGGCAATATGTGGGGACAGGCTGGATGGAAGGCGATGATTCCGACGGCCCCGTCCGTGTGCCTGCAGCGAACCGAATGATGGATCTTGGTGCGGGAAGCGAGATCAGCATCCCCGCCTGGCGCAGCGCGATCTTCATTCGCCGCTACTAA
- a CDS encoding MFS transporter, translated as MSEAKPWSMAKVVTASSAGTAFEWYDFFIFGALASTIGQVFFAGLGETAGVIAALGLFAAGFAFRPLGAIIFGAMGDRVGRKATFLTTVSLMGGATFAIGLLPTYATAGIIAPILLIILRICQGTALGGEYGGAAIYVAEHADDDKRGAATGWIQSSAAFGLIAALLVIYFTRTAIGEEAFLDWGWRVPFLVSVLLLLISVWMRLKLSESPAFRQLQEAGEVTKTPLREAFAEKESLKQVLTAFFGFMAAQGALWYCAFFYVQVFLERNLGVPGAEVNWIILTVTVVSAPLYVFFGWLSDKVGRKPVMVGGMVLGLVAFWPGFHAITEAVNPRLAAAQEATPAVIETDLATCSVQFDLIGKAEFTSPCDIASKTLSAKGIGYTKVASDDGSTAVRLGEERVVVTDNGDAIAPALEAAGYPLSADPAEIDHATLYFWLIVFTVAATALYGPQAAALVEMFPTRTRYTAMSLPYHIGTGWVGGFLPVTAFAIVAATGNIYAGLWYPIFFIALSIICALLFWKERHGQPLH; from the coding sequence ATGTCTGAAGCTAAGCCTTGGTCGATGGCCAAGGTCGTGACCGCCTCGTCGGCGGGCACGGCGTTCGAATGGTACGACTTCTTCATCTTCGGTGCGCTCGCCAGCACCATCGGGCAGGTCTTTTTCGCCGGTCTCGGCGAGACCGCGGGGGTCATTGCCGCCTTGGGCCTGTTCGCGGCGGGCTTCGCCTTCCGGCCGCTGGGCGCGATCATCTTCGGCGCGATGGGCGACCGGGTGGGCCGCAAGGCGACCTTCCTCACTACCGTCTCGCTGATGGGCGGCGCGACCTTCGCCATCGGCCTGCTGCCGACCTATGCGACCGCGGGCATCATCGCCCCCATCCTTCTCATCATCCTGCGTATCTGCCAGGGCACTGCGCTGGGCGGCGAATATGGCGGCGCGGCCATCTATGTCGCCGAGCATGCCGATGACGACAAGCGCGGTGCGGCGACCGGCTGGATCCAGTCGTCGGCCGCCTTCGGCCTCATCGCGGCGCTGCTCGTCATCTATTTCACCCGCACCGCCATCGGCGAGGAAGCCTTCCTCGACTGGGGCTGGCGCGTGCCCTTCCTCGTCTCGGTACTGCTGCTCCTGATCAGCGTCTGGATGCGCCTCAAGCTGTCGGAAAGCCCCGCCTTCCGGCAGTTGCAGGAAGCGGGTGAGGTCACCAAGACCCCGCTGCGCGAAGCCTTCGCCGAGAAGGAAAGCCTCAAGCAGGTGCTCACCGCCTTCTTCGGCTTCATGGCCGCGCAGGGCGCGCTCTGGTATTGCGCCTTCTTCTACGTGCAGGTCTTCCTCGAGCGGAACCTCGGTGTCCCGGGCGCGGAGGTGAACTGGATCATCCTCACCGTCACCGTCGTCTCGGCGCCGCTTTATGTCTTCTTCGGCTGGCTGTCGGACAAGGTCGGGCGCAAGCCCGTCATGGTCGGCGGCATGGTCCTCGGCCTCGTCGCTTTCTGGCCCGGCTTCCACGCCATCACCGAGGCGGTGAACCCGCGCCTCGCCGCCGCGCAGGAAGCCACCCCGGCGGTCATCGAAACCGACCTTGCCACCTGCTCGGTGCAGTTCGACCTCATCGGCAAGGCCGAGTTCACCAGCCCCTGCGACATCGCCTCGAAGACGCTGTCGGCCAAGGGCATCGGCTATACCAAGGTCGCCAGCGATGACGGCTCGACCGCCGTGCGTCTCGGCGAGGAGCGCGTGGTCGTCACCGACAATGGCGATGCCATCGCCCCCGCGCTCGAGGCCGCCGGCTATCCGCTGAGCGCCGACCCGGCCGAGATCGACCATGCCACGCTCTACTTCTGGCTGATCGTCTTCACCGTCGCGGCAACCGCGCTCTACGGCCCGCAGGCCGCCGCGCTGGTGGAGATGTTCCCGACGCGCACGCGCTACACCGCGATGAGCCTGCCCTACCACATCGGCACCGGCTGGGTCGGCGGCTTCCTGCCCGTCACCGCCTTCGCCATCGTGGCGGCGACCGGCAACATCTACGCAGGCCTGTGGTACCCGATCTTCTTCATCGCGCTCAGCATCATCTGCGCGCTCCTGTTCTGGAAGGAAAGGCACGGGCAGCCGCTCCATTAG
- a CDS encoding HpcH/HpaI aldolase/citrate lyase family protein, translating to MSDLPPPRSWLFVPADSEKKIHKALASEADAIIFDLEDSVAPAAKAYARDLLKELGPRDGGPRWWVRINPMFAPEHREDLKLFSKAEFEGIVLPKAESEDDLVHLAHSTGSIPIHAIVTETPASLFNLGSYKGTQAPLAAMSWGAEDLSAALGARSKYDRDGKLAFTYQLARSLCLAGAVAAGAQPVDGVYTDFRNEDGLKEEARAAASEGFTGKLAIHPAQVPIINAAFTPSDTEVARAKAIVDAFAAHPDAGVLDVGGRMVDRPHLTQAKALLARSKR from the coding sequence ATGTCCGACCTGCCCCCGCCGCGTAGCTGGCTGTTCGTCCCCGCCGATAGCGAAAAGAAGATCCACAAGGCGCTCGCCTCCGAAGCCGACGCGATCATCTTCGATCTCGAGGACAGTGTCGCGCCCGCCGCCAAGGCCTATGCCCGCGACCTCCTCAAGGAGCTCGGCCCCCGCGACGGCGGCCCGCGCTGGTGGGTGCGCATCAACCCGATGTTCGCGCCCGAGCATCGCGAGGATTTGAAGCTCTTCTCCAAGGCCGAATTCGAAGGCATTGTCCTGCCCAAGGCCGAGAGCGAGGATGACCTCGTCCACCTCGCCCACTCGACCGGCTCGATCCCGATCCACGCCATCGTCACCGAGACGCCCGCCAGCCTGTTCAACCTCGGCAGCTACAAGGGCACGCAGGCCCCGCTCGCCGCGATGAGCTGGGGCGCCGAGGACCTGTCGGCCGCGCTCGGTGCGCGGTCCAAATATGACCGCGACGGCAAGCTCGCCTTTACCTACCAGCTCGCCCGTTCGCTCTGCCTCGCAGGCGCGGTCGCCGCCGGCGCGCAGCCGGTCGACGGCGTCTATACCGACTTCCGCAACGAGGACGGCCTCAAGGAGGAAGCCCGCGCCGCGGCCTCCGAGGGCTTTACCGGCAAGCTCGCCATCCACCCCGCGCAGGTGCCGATCATCAACGCCGCCTTCACGCCGAGCGACACCGAAGTGGCGCGCGCGAAAGCCATCGTCGATGCCTTCGCCGCCCACCCCGATGCGGGCGTGCTAGATGTCGGCGGACGCATGGTCGACCGCCCCCACCTCACGCAGGCCAAGGCGCTCCTCGCCCGTTCCAAACGCTAG
- a CDS encoding MaoC family dehydratase, with product MSGRYFDQWSVGDIVRHPITRTVTETDNLLITTLTHNPQPLHLDHEVAAKTEFGKPLVNSCFTFSLAVGISVGETTLGTLVANLGYDELKFPRPVFVGDTLQIESECLAVRESKSRPDAGIVTWEHRAFNQRDELVLSFKRSALLRKS from the coding sequence ATGTCCGGACGTTATTTCGATCAGTGGTCGGTGGGCGATATCGTGCGCCACCCCATCACGCGCACGGTGACCGAGACCGACAATCTCCTCATCACCACCCTCACCCACAATCCGCAGCCGCTGCACCTCGATCACGAGGTCGCGGCCAAGACCGAATTCGGCAAGCCGCTTGTCAACAGCTGCTTCACCTTCAGCCTCGCGGTCGGCATCTCGGTGGGCGAGACCACGCTCGGCACGCTGGTCGCCAATCTCGGCTATGACGAGCTGAAGTTCCCGCGCCCCGTCTTCGTCGGCGACACGCTGCAGATCGAAAGCGAATGCCTCGCCGTCCGCGAGAGCAAGTCGCGCCCCGATGCGGGCATCGTCACCTGGGAACATCGCGCCTTCAACCAGCGCGACGAACTCGTCCTGTCCTTCAAGCGCTCCGCGCTCCTCCGGAAGTCCTGA
- a CDS encoding transketolase, whose product MTSSPDTEALAALDERLRWLASWTIHNANHLREKSDGVKVGGHQASSASISAIMTALYFHALGPNDRVAVKPHAGPILHAIHYLLGSQSLEKLENFRGLGGAQSYPSRTKDTIPVDFSTGSVGLGVAITLFSSLVQDLLTAQGKIAEEERGRFVALIGDAELDEGNIYEAIIEGAKHDVRNLWWIVDYNRQSLDATSADRMFERFDEIFSACGWRSVELRFGKRLEKALSGKGGKAVRDWLETLPNADFAALHYQGGAAWRQRLSDDLGKKADAFLSAHKDDEQLGSLMTDLGGHCMETLVEAFEEAKKDDTPTFFIAWTVKGFGLPFAGHKDNHAGLMNPKQIAAWRDDLGIAEGAEWDKFAGLSDNMVPKVEAVLDETRIKREKRPRSFGSVPIPELPAPEGEEQSTQAAFGRILMDLSKAGGELADRILTTSPDVTVSTNLGAWVNSRGLFKRRAMEDVFAKAKIPSAQKWAGNDSGQHIELGIAESNLFLMLAAAGLAGDHWNERLFPIGTLYDPFIARGLDSLNYGCYQDARFLLVATPSGVTLGPEGGAHQSINPPLIAMGQPGLRHYEPAFADELAAMMSHAFALIDDPDGESTYLRLSTRPVQQVARDNDDWKAGALEGGYWLKQPAEGAEAAIVAMGALMPEALAAHEELSADIPGLGLLAVTSPDLLHRGWTAAQAARWDGQRQPSHAETLLSRLSPRAGLVTLCDAAPASLSWLGGVLGQRVAPLGVERFGQTGNLADLYATYRLDPAAITEAMAEILLT is encoded by the coding sequence ATGACTTCCTCGCCCGACACCGAAGCCCTCGCCGCCCTCGACGAACGCCTGCGCTGGCTCGCCAGCTGGACCATCCACAACGCCAATCACCTGCGCGAGAAATCGGACGGGGTGAAGGTCGGCGGGCACCAGGCGAGCTCGGCGTCGATCAGCGCGATCATGACCGCGCTCTATTTTCACGCATTGGGGCCCAATGACCGCGTGGCGGTAAAGCCGCACGCCGGCCCGATCCTTCACGCGATCCACTATCTCTTGGGCTCGCAGAGCCTCGAAAAGCTCGAGAATTTCCGCGGCCTCGGCGGCGCGCAAAGCTATCCCAGCCGCACGAAAGACACGATCCCCGTTGATTTCTCGACCGGCAGCGTCGGCCTCGGCGTGGCCATCACCCTTTTCTCCAGCCTCGTGCAGGACCTGCTCACCGCGCAAGGAAAGATCGCCGAGGAAGAGCGCGGCCGCTTCGTCGCGCTCATCGGCGATGCCGAACTCGACGAGGGCAATATCTACGAAGCCATCATCGAGGGCGCCAAGCATGACGTGCGCAACCTGTGGTGGATCGTCGACTACAACCGCCAGAGCCTCGATGCGACCAGCGCCGACCGCATGTTCGAGCGCTTCGACGAAATCTTTTCCGCCTGCGGATGGCGCTCGGTCGAGCTCCGCTTCGGCAAGCGCCTCGAGAAGGCCCTTTCGGGCAAGGGCGGCAAGGCGGTCCGCGATTGGCTCGAGACACTCCCCAACGCCGACTTTGCCGCGCTCCATTACCAGGGCGGCGCGGCATGGCGGCAGCGCCTGTCCGACGATCTCGGGAAGAAGGCCGATGCCTTCCTGTCGGCGCACAAGGATGACGAGCAGCTCGGCAGCCTGATGACCGACCTCGGCGGCCATTGCATGGAAACGCTCGTCGAGGCCTTCGAGGAAGCGAAAAAGGACGACACGCCGACCTTCTTCATCGCCTGGACAGTGAAGGGCTTCGGCCTCCCCTTCGCAGGTCACAAGGACAATCACGCCGGCCTCATGAACCCCAAGCAGATCGCCGCCTGGCGCGACGATCTCGGCATCGCCGAGGGCGCAGAATGGGACAAGTTTGCCGGCCTCTCCGACAACATGGTCCCCAAGGTCGAGGCGGTCCTCGACGAGACCCGCATCAAGCGCGAGAAGCGCCCGCGAAGCTTCGGCTCGGTCCCCATTCCCGAGCTCCCCGCCCCCGAGGGCGAGGAGCAGTCGACGCAGGCCGCCTTCGGCCGCATCCTCATGGACCTGTCAAAGGCGGGCGGCGAGCTCGCCGACCGCATCCTCACCACCTCGCCCGATGTTACCGTCTCGACCAACCTTGGTGCCTGGGTGAACAGCCGCGGCCTGTTCAAGCGCCGCGCGATGGAGGACGTCTTCGCCAAGGCCAAGATCCCCAGCGCCCAGAAGTGGGCGGGCAACGACAGCGGCCAGCACATCGAGCTCGGCATTGCCGAATCCAACCTCTTCCTCATGCTCGCCGCCGCAGGGCTGGCGGGCGATCACTGGAACGAGCGGCTCTTCCCCATCGGCACGCTCTACGATCCCTTCATCGCGCGCGGCCTCGATAGCCTCAACTACGGCTGCTACCAGGACGCCCGCTTCCTCCTCGTCGCCACCCCTTCGGGCGTGACGCTCGGGCCGGAAGGCGGCGCGCACCAGTCGATCAACCCGCCGCTCATTGCCATGGGCCAGCCGGGGCTCCGCCACTACGAACCCGCCTTCGCCGACGAACTGGCCGCGATGATGAGCCACGCCTTCGCGCTGATCGACGATCCCGATGGCGAGAGCACCTACCTGCGCCTGTCGACCCGCCCCGTGCAGCAGGTCGCGCGCGACAATGACGACTGGAAGGCTGGCGCGCTCGAGGGCGGCTACTGGCTGAAGCAACCCGCCGAGGGCGCCGAAGCCGCCATCGTCGCCATGGGCGCGCTCATGCCCGAAGCGCTCGCGGCGCATGAGGAGCTGTCCGCCGACATCCCGGGTCTCGGCCTGCTCGCCGTCACTTCGCCCGACCTCCTCCACCGCGGCTGGACCGCCGCGCAGGCAGCCCGCTGGGACGGCCAGCGCCAGCCGAGCCACGCCGAGACGCTTCTGTCGCGTCTCAGTCCGCGCGCCGGCCTCGTCACCCTGTGCGACGCCGCACCCGCCTCGCTGTCATGGCTCGGCGGCGTGCTCGGCCAGCGCGTCGCGCCGCTCGGCGTCGAGCGCTTCGGCCAGACCGGCAACCTCGCCGACCTCTACGCCACCTACCGCCTTGATCCGGCGGCGATTACCGAAGCGATGGCCGAGATTCTCCTCACCTGA
- a CDS encoding YgaP family membrane protein: MLHNVGKIDRVARVVIGLILVAMVFVGPKTSWGWLGLVPLVTGLVGTCPAYSLLGINSCGR; this comes from the coding sequence ATGCTTCACAATGTCGGAAAGATTGATCGCGTCGCCCGTGTCGTGATCGGATTGATCCTCGTCGCGATGGTTTTTGTCGGACCGAAGACCAGCTGGGGTTGGCTCGGCCTCGTCCCGCTGGTGACGGGTCTCGTCGGCACCTGCCCGGCCTACAGCCTCCTCGGGATCAATAGCTGCGGCCGCTAG
- a CDS encoding calcium/sodium antiporter has product MPSWLALLLGLVLLAAGGEFLVRGTVGLARKLGISPLLAGLTIVGFGTSAPELVTSIQAAFAGSPDIAIGNVIGSNIANILLILGASALVIAIPISRKAFRRDGLALGLSGLAALGAVLAGGVSRAIGAALFAGLIGYILYAYFSEKNAATDSTTEHVDEATAAPSNTLALVFFTFAGIAGVIFGARFLVGGAIELATAMGVSEAVIGLSVVALGTSLPELVACLAAAWKREPDVALGNVVGSCIYNIFGILGLTAIVHPLGVPPEIAGLDIWILLATVGLLLMFLRTGWTIHRWEGAVLLAGYAAYMAYLVGLS; this is encoded by the coding sequence ATGCCCAGCTGGCTCGCGCTTCTCCTCGGTCTCGTCCTGCTCGCCGCCGGCGGCGAGTTCCTCGTTCGCGGCACCGTCGGTCTTGCCCGCAAGCTCGGCATCTCGCCGCTCCTTGCCGGCCTCACCATCGTCGGCTTCGGCACCTCGGCACCCGAACTGGTCACCAGCATCCAGGCCGCCTTCGCGGGTTCGCCCGACATCGCCATCGGCAATGTCATCGGCTCGAACATCGCCAATATCCTGCTCATCCTCGGCGCCTCGGCGCTGGTGATCGCCATCCCCATCAGCCGCAAGGCCTTTCGTCGCGACGGGCTGGCGCTGGGGCTGTCGGGGCTTGCGGCCCTCGGTGCCGTGCTCGCGGGCGGGGTCAGCCGCGCCATCGGCGCCGCGCTCTTTGCGGGCCTGATCGGCTACATTCTCTACGCCTATTTCTCCGAGAAGAACGCCGCAACCGACAGCACCACGGAGCATGTCGACGAGGCAACCGCGGCGCCCTCGAACACGCTCGCGCTCGTCTTCTTCACCTTCGCCGGCATCGCAGGCGTCATCTTCGGCGCGCGGTTCCTCGTCGGCGGCGCGATCGAGCTCGCCACCGCGATGGGTGTCTCCGAGGCGGTGATCGGCCTGTCGGTCGTGGCGCTCGGCACCAGCCTGCCCGAACTGGTCGCCTGTCTCGCCGCCGCGTGGAAGCGCGAGCCCGACGTTGCGCTCGGCAATGTGGTCGGCAGCTGCATCTATAACATCTTCGGCATCCTCGGCCTGACCGCGATCGTCCATCCCTTGGGCGTGCCCCCCGAGATCGCGGGGCTCGACATCTGGATCCTGCTCGCCACCGTGGGCCTGCTGCTCATGTTCCTGCGCACCGGTTGGACCATCCACCGCTGGGAGGGAGCCGTGCTGCTGGCGGGCTATGCTGCCTACATGGCCTATCTCGTCGGACTGTCTTGA
- a CDS encoding GGDEF domain-containing protein: MSVDLYTLLLILVSVLAGVVLFVRIGPTRHEATSYLAAGLLIGGFNTFLYVDGGHGPLTRAFLYAMDPLTVWLVGQSIRLAMGGKLSAPWLFKLWAAGAATSVALVAMGAPIRVEHLPAMAAGLVVYANILLFLWRRDHGGIRTAMLVAMGAMAIGDAMRLPFFPSLLDAGSAYPEFGAEWLPGVLLVSSAFAVPAVVLLTIAAIVQSELRHYRRQSEHDGMTDLLNRRAFGDAVRAQSPRFGAIVLADIDHFKSINDRYGHGVGDDVIRHFATLLEQAAPCAGRFGGEEFAIALPGYSLARAAELAEQLRADFAAYRHEAFSEKTRLSASFGVASYVHRRPLGQTYAAADQALYRAKDAGRNAVAIYGTDEEERLHLHRLTA; this comes from the coding sequence GTGAGTGTCGATCTGTACACCCTCCTCCTGATCCTCGTCAGCGTCCTTGCGGGCGTGGTCCTGTTCGTGCGCATCGGGCCGACGCGTCACGAGGCGACCTCCTATCTCGCCGCCGGCCTCCTGATCGGGGGGTTCAACACCTTCCTTTATGTCGATGGCGGCCACGGCCCGCTGACCCGCGCCTTCCTCTACGCCATGGACCCGCTCACCGTCTGGCTGGTGGGCCAGTCGATCCGGCTCGCCATGGGCGGGAAGCTGTCGGCGCCTTGGCTGTTCAAGCTGTGGGCTGCCGGGGCGGCGACGTCGGTCGCGCTCGTTGCCATGGGGGCACCGATCCGGGTCGAGCATTTGCCGGCCATGGCCGCGGGGCTGGTCGTCTACGCCAATATCCTGCTGTTCCTGTGGCGGCGAGACCATGGCGGCATCCGCACGGCCATGCTGGTCGCGATGGGAGCGATGGCGATCGGCGATGCCATGCGCCTGCCTTTCTTCCCCTCGCTGCTCGATGCTGGGAGCGCCTATCCCGAATTCGGTGCCGAATGGCTGCCGGGCGTCCTGCTCGTCAGCAGCGCCTTTGCGGTGCCGGCCGTCGTGTTGCTGACCATCGCCGCCATCGTGCAGAGCGAATTGCGCCACTATCGTCGCCAGTCCGAGCATGACGGCATGACCGACCTGCTCAACCGCCGTGCCTTCGGCGATGCGGTGCGCGCCCAGAGCCCGCGGTTTGGCGCGATCGTCCTTGCAGACATCGATCATTTCAAGTCGATCAACGATCGCTACGGCCATGGCGTGGGCGATGACGTGATCCGCCACTTCGCCACCCTGCTCGAACAGGCAGCGCCTTGCGCCGGGCGCTTCGGGGGCGAGGAATTCGCCATTGCGCTGCCCGGCTATTCGCTCGCGCGTGCCGCCGAGCTTGCCGAACAGCTACGCGCCGACTTCGCCGCCTATCGCCACGAGGCCTTCTCCGAAAAGACACGATTGAGCGCCAGTTTCGGCGTCGCGTCCTACGTCCATCGCCGCCCGCTGGGCCAGACCTATGCGGCGGCCGACCAGGCGCTTTACCGGGCCAAGGATGCCGGCCGCAATGCGGTGGCGATCTACGGCACCGACGAGGAAGAACGCCTCCACTTGCACCGCCTGACCGCTTGA